The genomic stretch aaagtaacattaaaatgcatacaaaaagTAGAACATTTACTCTTACAATAAGTTCTTTCAGTGACGTATTAACATATTGTAAATGTAGCATACCATAATTGAATTGCTTTGATGTTAACCTTAAAATAATGCTATAataattttgtgtaaataaagtatataaatgatatttgcttaatataaatacaagtgtTAATAACAAAATTAGTAATGTTGTCTTGTGTttgaacaatttatttgttttgtttttaaattaatttatttaaaataaataaatcatgtcAGCGACTCTTTCAACATATATGCATAaccacaaatgatgtaattactTAATAAATGGAACAATTAAGACAACCGATAcactttaatttataaataagagTATCTCTTATCTAAACATGTCAACAGGTAAAGTAATGAACgtgcatgttaaacacaatattttgacaaTTCATATACAAGTAACAattgcataaataaacaataacaatgtaACAACAAATTTGAATTTTTGAAACAAATGatgttgatttaaaaaacaacatattgtcaATATGCTTACAGTGATGATGACCAGCAAGATGCTGAAATCAACATCGCCATGTGTACCTCAAGGTAATCATTCAAATACACAATTGATTATAGCTTGAACTCATAACACAATTAatcaagatatgtgtttgtcagaaacacaatgcccccatgatttaccatgcatgtgtatctcatggagctgctcattttgagtggtgaaaagtcaatattcaaataattaaacaagtttatgttgaattatattactttgaacattgctgaatgattctgacaaattaatatggtccttgcaaggatcaccactcaaaatgcgcagctccatgagatacacatgcatgataaatatcaagctgctatgttcaatattgcaaaagttatcaaattttacccaaggttaaagttttgggacagaatgacagacagacaggacaaaaacaatatacccctgatctatcgatccggggccatacaaaatgaaataatgcaccaatgatttttgtacatgtttaaaagtgaaattacattttgaataggtctataattgatatttaatattatataattttcgTGCTGCGATGTCAAAATCAGTTTCCTTTAATCCGAAAAGAAGGTGAGgcattaattatgaaaacattattattgcaattaacttacatgcaatttcataaacagaaattatatatatatatatatatatatatatatatatatatatatatatatatatatatatatatatatatatatatatatatatatatatatatatacatgcacatgcatatcatttgcaaaaaaaacactcGCTATCAGACGAATGCATtattgacattttaatataatacaaacatatctTGAATATCAAAAATTGTAATGGTAAATACATCTGACTTTAGACATGATGCACTTATTCCAGATATACACCATCGATGGCTGAGAATGGCTATAGAAGCGCAACTATTTCTCCTCCAGACAAACCTTCACCTTCatggtatgtatgttatgtattttaaaatataataaattattctacACAAGCATCTAGATAACAGAAACATGTGCATAATATGGATGACTGAACCTAAAGTGTTATCATTTGACTGAATCTAAAGTGTCATCATTATTTACCAttttttatgatacaaaaaagAAGCCAttaacatatttactttttttgaaaattaaataaaaattaaataattataccatGTTTTTAATATCCATTTAGTTGCAGTCATAGCAGTCTACATGAACTTAATGCCTTGAAGAAGAGGAAGCTGGAGCTTCAAATACAATTGTTTGAGGCCCAGTTGGCGCGATTTGATGAGGAAtagattattttgttatttgttattattttgttatgaagatatagtttagttatattaaagagttacatgaaattcatcttcattgtgtatttcttgtgattttttgaaaaattgtatacagtaacttaagtaagtttaaaatgctcTAAAAGCTTAAATAgttgtttcaattaaaaatgcAAGTCATTTGAATAAACAGGTCTGAAAACATGACTTATTCAATGTgaatatgagttgcgttctgacaaaactgggcataatgcatgtgggtcaagtgtcgtcccagataagcctgtgcagtccacacaggctaatcagggacgacacatatcgctttaggcgtaaagtgtagtccctgattagcctgtgtggactgcagaggctaatcttggatgacactttacgcacatgcattatgcctagttttctcagatcaCGACACCTATGatctaaaaaaatgtatttgctacTACATTCCTGTAACGAAGGCCATCTTCATTTCCATGGTAATTTTCAGGATGATCTGGTAAGGCATCTATGTCCAAAGGATCCATTGGCAGATTTCGCATGTTGCATATGTTGTGCAATACAGCACATGACAAAATCACcctgttaataaaaatattaattaagttacACAAGTtgcataaaaatgtcataaaaacctcaaatatgtataacatgtaattataacataaataatacttgaaacaTATGCATTGTTTGTTCATAATAGTCACATTAATTCAGGTGCTGTTTAGAGTGTCGTTTTTTTCAAGACAGACACAGGGGCAAAATATTAAtcattaatgttacttaaaatgatattacattaaaattttaagttaGCTGTAGAGTCATACaagcatatttatttaagaaatactttttttgAAGCTGTGTTGtgttaacataaaatttaatCTTCATGTAGAGAACAAAACTATATCTCTCAGTGACTAACATATTCTGTTAAACTATTAAATTTGTCGTAGTGACTGTTCACTGTGTATCAAAGTAACATGATTACAGGTTCTTATAATGAACTTACTTGCATGACTTTAATGGATGCAATCTAATTTCATTGTGCAGAATCACCCATCTCCTTTTCAAAATCCCTATGGAGCGCTCAACCACAGATCTCGTACGTTTGTGTGCCCTTTAGTACAAAAGTAAATGCCTGGTTAAATTCTTCTGATGATAGATTTTATCTTTTGTAGTAAAAGCATTATTGCATGGTCATGAAGAAGTGGATAATTTTTCCCTGATAAAAGCAAcattcttttatatttattgagtACCCAGAATTGCACATCATTATTGTATAACTAAATACTTTTTATGAAGTGtaatacattaaaaacatttcatgAGAATTACacacaatatgaaattatagtaTTAACATAAATCAGACATGCACATATAAGCACCAAGGGTCTTTACATTTTGTTCAGGAACAAGATGGAGTGGAGGAGCATTTATTTGAGGTCAAAGTAATGAAATTCTTTTAGAAGAAAATCATAGAAACTTAACTGTCGCTCATAAAGTTATTAAACATTGCGGTGAAAAATTCATATTGATTGCTAGGTTTGCTTTTATATGAGCTATGGTGTTGTTATGGAATATCTGTTACTATGTAGAAGaatttacaatgtattttttttaacctgTTGTAAATCAGCTGGTGCTCATCAGCCGGATTCATGAATGGAGTCAGAAGCCATCTCTTGCACGGATAACCTGAATCTCCCATGAGATATTGGTGTTGGTCATGGACAATGTTCTGCTCCATGATTTGATGTAAGCCGCTTTGCCTGAGTATTCTGGCATCATGGACAGCACCAGGCCATCGCGGTACAATGTCTCTAATAAGACAATTGGCATCAAACatgatctgtaaaaaaaacattatatggaGATACAAACATAGTATTAATATTCTTTTCcacttgtatatttttttaccacTGTTATATTTGTAGCATAGTACACTATACCATATTAGAAAAACATATGTACAACAAATAAGACgttatattaaaatgtcattcACAATCCATGCATTTGAGTATAAAAAGAGAATATACGAAAAAAGAATCGCAAATTGGCTCCCAATTaattattggatttttttttttcattttaaaccaAATAAGCATGTTTATTGTGCATATTAGAAAAGGTTATCAGAACAAATCATAAACTATATGCatatattgaaaatgtgtttatattaatgattaaactttataaaaaaacattgaacactgATTCACAAAGTcgaagaattaaataaaatatatatagctatgttttcgatattttgaaaataacaacattaccTGAGTGTTTATGGAATGATATCCCATCCGGTTGACATACGCCGGTTCATCCACATGTGGGGCTTGTATTTGGATATGTGTACCATCTATTACCCCAATTACATTTGGAAATCTAGCAATATTGTAGAAATCCTCCTTTATTTGGCGGATTTCTCCCGCAGAAGTTGGTAGATTTATGAATTGTCTTACAATTTCAGGCTCTGTCAACGCATCAGTAACCTGTGTAATTACCCGTGAAACTGTGGGTTGAGAAACCTCATGGACATCACCATCATTTAGTTGAATGGTAGATGTCGCAAAATATCGTA from Dreissena polymorpha isolate Duluth1 chromosome 10, UMN_Dpol_1.0, whole genome shotgun sequence encodes the following:
- the LOC127847756 gene encoding putative nuclease HARBI1; amino-acid sequence: MGYHSINTQIMFDANCLIRDIVPRWPGAVHDARILRQSGLHQIMEQNIVHDQHQYLMGDSGYPCKRWLLTPFMNPADEHQLIYNRAHKRTRSVVERSIGILKRRWVILHNEIRLHPLKSCKVILSCAVLHNICNMRNLPMDPLDIDALPDHPENYHGNEDGLRYRNVVANTFF